The following proteins are co-located in the Planococcus plakortidis genome:
- the recA gene encoding recombinase RecA, with the protein MSDRKAALDMALKQIEKQFGKGSVMKLGESTGHNVSTVSSGSLSLDIALGIGGYPRGRVIEIYGPESSGKTTVSLHAIAEVQASGGTAAFIDAEHALDPVYAKALGVNLDELLLSQPDTGEQALEIAEALVRSGAVDIVVIDSVAALVPKAEIEGEMGDSHVGLQARLMSQALRKLSGAINKSNTIAVFINQIREKVGVMFGNPEVTPGGRALKFYSSVRLEVRRAEALKSGNDIIGNRTKIKIVKNKVAPPFRTAEVDIMYGQGISREGEIVDLAADLDIIQKSGSWYSYNNERVGQGRENAKQFMREHEDIRNEIAGKVREHYGMSAASYSVSVPKDDKKDAEEFNLLIDEEE; encoded by the coding sequence TTGAGCGATCGTAAAGCAGCGCTGGATATGGCGCTAAAACAAATAGAAAAGCAATTCGGTAAAGGGTCTGTCATGAAATTGGGTGAAAGTACAGGTCATAATGTCTCGACCGTTTCAAGTGGTTCGTTGTCCCTTGATATCGCGCTTGGCATAGGCGGATACCCGCGCGGGCGTGTCATCGAGATTTACGGGCCGGAGAGTTCGGGTAAAACGACGGTATCGCTTCATGCCATTGCAGAAGTTCAGGCTTCCGGCGGGACAGCCGCATTTATCGATGCAGAGCATGCCCTTGACCCGGTCTATGCAAAAGCGCTGGGCGTCAACTTGGATGAGCTATTGTTGTCCCAGCCGGACACAGGCGAGCAGGCACTTGAAATCGCGGAAGCGCTCGTGCGCAGCGGTGCGGTAGACATCGTCGTCATCGACTCCGTAGCGGCACTTGTGCCAAAAGCGGAAATCGAAGGCGAAATGGGCGACTCCCATGTCGGCCTCCAAGCCCGCCTCATGTCACAGGCTCTCCGTAAACTTTCGGGTGCCATCAATAAATCGAATACCATTGCCGTATTCATCAACCAAATCCGTGAAAAAGTAGGTGTCATGTTCGGGAACCCGGAAGTAACGCCAGGCGGACGTGCATTGAAATTCTACTCGTCCGTGCGCCTCGAAGTGCGCCGTGCGGAAGCATTGAAATCCGGCAATGACATCATCGGTAACCGCACGAAGATCAAAATCGTCAAAAACAAAGTCGCTCCACCGTTCCGTACGGCCGAAGTCGACATCATGTATGGACAAGGGATCTCGCGTGAAGGAGAGATCGTCGACCTTGCAGCAGACCTGGACATCATCCAAAAAAGCGGTTCATGGTATTCCTATAACAACGAACGTGTTGGGCAGGGCCGTGAAAACGCCAAGCAATTCATGCGCGAGCATGAAGACATCCGCAATGAAATCGCGGGGAAAGTCCGTGAGCATTACGGCATGTCCGCAGCTTCGTATTCGGTTTCAGTCCCTAAAGATGACAAGAAGGATGCAGAAGAATTCAACTTGCTTATCGACGAAGAGGAATAA
- the pgsA gene encoding CDP-diacylglycerol--glycerol-3-phosphate 3-phosphatidyltransferase produces MNIPNQITISRILLIPIFMAFMLIDFGWGDITLLGATLPVAHFIGALIFIFASATDWVDGYYARKYNLVTTFGKFLDPLADKLLVSAALIILVELGFAPAWVVIVIISREFAVTGLRLVLAGEGEVVAAGSLGKIKTVTQLLAIISLLLYNMLFALVGIPFGEIMLYIALLFTVWSGWDYFYANRKGLMASK; encoded by the coding sequence ATGAATATTCCAAACCAAATCACCATTTCCCGGATCTTGCTCATCCCGATCTTCATGGCGTTCATGCTCATCGATTTCGGATGGGGAGACATCACCTTACTCGGTGCGACGTTGCCGGTCGCACATTTCATCGGGGCATTGATCTTCATCTTCGCATCCGCTACCGATTGGGTCGACGGCTATTACGCACGCAAATACAATTTAGTCACGACCTTCGGTAAATTCTTGGACCCTCTTGCCGATAAATTGCTCGTCTCTGCCGCGCTGATCATTCTGGTCGAGCTCGGCTTTGCGCCAGCGTGGGTCGTCATCGTCATCATCAGCCGTGAATTCGCCGTAACCGGCTTGCGATTGGTGCTGGCAGGCGAAGGGGAAGTCGTGGCAGCCGGGAGTTTAGGCAAAATCAAGACCGTCACGCAGCTGCTCGCGATCATTTCGCTGTTGCTATACAATATGCTCTTTGCCTTGGTCGGCATTCCATTCGGCGAGATCATGCTCTATATCGCATTGCTGTTTACGGTCTGGTCCGGTTGGGATTATTTCTACGCCAACCGCAAAGGGCTTATGGCATCCAAATAA
- a CDS encoding helix-turn-helix domain-containing protein produces the protein MTMGQLGTKLKQARLDQGMSLEQLNERTKIQKHHLEGIETGDYSSIPGGFYVRAFIKRYAQAVGLDGDALLREHNNELPEDEPVTAPVEHLTRRPEKKRSSSGPVAESMPKVLVALFIVFILLVIWYFYLLSTSGNDVQPEEESGGVEYEAQPEQQPEAQPEAAEEQEQAPAEEPEEQPEPEEPKAQLELESVTGETTTYTFIGPAERQLEFAANGESWLTVLNDDGTELLSLARVFEAGETEAVDVSDEASVFMRVGDYAMLSIELNGEKVPYEQQRKPQNIIIRFDDAE, from the coding sequence ATGACGATGGGGCAATTGGGCACGAAGCTGAAACAGGCAAGGCTGGACCAAGGCATGAGCTTGGAACAGCTTAATGAGCGGACGAAAATCCAAAAGCATCATTTGGAAGGCATCGAAACCGGGGATTATTCCTCGATCCCTGGAGGCTTTTATGTGCGTGCTTTCATCAAGCGCTATGCACAGGCGGTCGGTTTGGACGGAGATGCCCTGTTAAGGGAGCATAACAACGAATTGCCGGAAGACGAGCCGGTTACCGCCCCTGTCGAGCATTTGACACGCAGGCCCGAAAAGAAAAGAAGCAGCTCTGGACCCGTCGCAGAATCGATGCCGAAAGTGTTGGTGGCATTATTTATCGTGTTTATCCTTTTGGTTATCTGGTATTTCTACCTGCTCAGCACATCCGGCAACGATGTCCAGCCGGAAGAGGAAAGCGGCGGTGTGGAATACGAAGCACAGCCGGAACAACAGCCGGAAGCACAGCCGGAAGCGGCAGAGGAACAAGAACAAGCCCCTGCTGAGGAACCGGAAGAACAACCGGAACCTGAAGAGCCGAAAGCGCAATTGGAACTTGAAAGCGTAACGGGGGAAACAACGACGTATACCTTCATCGGACCAGCTGAGAGGCAGCTTGAATTCGCTGCAAATGGGGAATCCTGGCTGACCGTATTGAATGATGACGGAACAGAGCTACTGAGCCTCGCCCGCGTGTTCGAAGCCGGAGAGACAGAAGCCGTCGATGTATCCGATGAAGCGAGCGTCTTCATGCGCGTTGGAGATTATGCCATGCTTTCAATTGAACTGAACGGTGAAAAGGTGCCGTATGAACAACAACGAAAACCGCAAAACATCATCATCCGTTTCGATGATGCCGAATAG